The Bacillus sp. FJAT-27916 genomic interval TGCTCTAATTGCAAAAACAGGCTTGAGCGCAACCCGCTTCGTATCCTTGATTGCAAGGAGGACCGCAATCATGAGTTGATGGAAACGGCGCCGGCTATTATTGATTACTTAAATGAGGAATCATTGACCTATTTCAAGAAGGTAACTGGATACCTAGATGAAATTGGCATTGAGTATACGGTTGACCCAACCTTGGTTCGAGGACTTGATTATTATAATCATACTGCCTTTGAAATCATGCTTGATTCAGAGGGCTTCGGTGCTATTACAACCCTTTGCGGAGGCGGCCGGTACAATGGGTTGGTTCAAGAAATGGGCGGTCCTGAAACGCCTGGAATCGGATTCGCCTTCAGCATCGAGCGTCTGCTCTCAGCTCTTGAAGCAGAGAAAGTTGAATTGCCGATTGAGAAGAAAGTTGACTGCTTTGTCGTCTCCTTAGGAGAAGCGGCACAGGATTATTCTGTGAAGCTTGTCAATGACCTTCGCTTGAATGGCATTTCAGCAGAGAAGGATTATTCAGGGCGTAAGGCAAAAGGGCAATTCAAAGCAGCTGACCGTGTACAAGCCAAATATGTGGCTGTCCTTGGTGAAGATGAATTGAAGGAACAGCAAATTGCCTTGAAAGATATGGAAAGCGGCGAGCAGCAAACCATTGCTCTCACTGAGCTTGTGACAGTATTACAATCTAAACTTGGGTCTATTTGAGGAGGAAGAAGGATGTTTGGGAGAACATATTTTTGTGGCGAAGTGCCAGAGAAAGCTATTGGAGAAGTTATCACAATCAAAGGATGGGTACAAAAGCGAAGAGACCTTGGCGGGCTGATTTTCATTGACCTTCGTGACCGTACAGGGATTGTCCAGGTTGTCTTCAATCCGGATGCCTCACCTGAAGCGCTCAGTACAGCGGAAAAAATCAGAAGTGAATATGTCCTTAGCGTAACAGGTAAAGTTATTGCCCGTGAAGGTGGTACTGTCAACAAAAACTTAAAAACAGGTGCCATTGAAATTCTCGCGTCTGAAGTGACCATCTTGAATGAAGCGAAGACACCCCCGTTTTCCATTACGGACAAAACGGATGCTTCAGAGGATATTCGCTTAGCATACCGCTATTTAGACTTGCGTCGTCCCGCGATGTTCGAGACCTTTAAGATGAGACATCAGACAACCAAAGCCATTCGTGATTTCTTAGATTCAGAAGGATTCTTGGATATTGAAACACCCATTCTGACAAAGAGCACACCAGAGGGAGCACGTGATTATTTGGTACCAAGCCGTGTGCATGAAGGAGAATTCTATGCATTGCCGCAATCTCCTCAAATCTTTAAGCAATTATTGATGGTCTCCGGCTTTGAACGCTATTACCAAATTGCTCGCTGCTTCCGTGATGAGGATCTTCGTGCAGATCGCCAGCCGGAATTCACGCAAATTGATATTGAAACAAGCTTCATGAGCCAAGAGGATATCATGAACATGACTGAGCGTATGATGCAGAAAGTGATGAAGGAAGTCAAAGGCGTTGAGATCACCCTCCCACTTCCACGCTTAACGTATAAGGACGCAATGGGCAGATACGGCTCTGATAAACCAGATACACGTTTCGGCATGGAACTGATTGACTTAAGTGAACTAGTCAAGGATTCTGGATTCAAGGTATTTGCTTCAGCTGTTGCAAACGGCGGAGAGGTAAAAGCCCTTAACATCAAAGGAGCTGCGGCGAATTACTCTAGAAAAGATATTGATGCTTTAGGAGAATTTGCCGGCCGCTATGGTGCGAAAGGTCTTGCGTGGATGAAGATGGAGGAAGAAGGCTTAAAAGGTCCGATTGCGAAATTCTTCCAAGATGAAGAAGGAAAAGCATTGATTGAGGCAACGGAAGCTGTTGCTGGCGATTTACTAGTCTTTGTTGCTGACAAAAAATCAATCGTAGCTGATTCCCTCGGAGCGCTTCGTGTGAAGCTTGGTAAAGAGCTGAAATTAATCGATGAAAGCAAGTTCAACTTCCTTTGGGTGACTGACTGGCCATTATTCGAATATGATGACATGGAAGGCAGATACTATGCTGCCCACCATCCATTTACTATGCCGGTACGTGAGGATTTGCCAATGCTTGATGAAAATCCAATCGATGTAAAAGCCCAAGCCTATGACCTTGTCTTAAACGGCTATGAGCTAGGCGGCGGAAGCTTGCGTATTTTCGAACGCGACATCCAGGAGAAGATGTTTGAAGCCCTAGGATTTACGAAAGAGGAAGCAAATGAGCAATTTGGATTCCTTATGGAGGCCTTCGAGTATGGCACACCTCCACATGGCGGAATCGCCCTTGGTCTTGACCGTTTGGTAATGCTTCTTTCCGGAAGCACAAACCTTCGCGATACCATTGCATTCCCGAAAACAGCAAGTGCAAGCTGTATGCTGACAAAAGCACCTAGTGAGGTGTCTGAAAGCCAGCTTGAAGAACTTAGTCTAAAGGTCACGAAAAAGGAATCTACCTTGAAAAACTAAGATAATTCTGATAAAATTTAATTATATTAAAGGACGTCCTGAAGTGTACGTTATGCAACCTTATTGTTTTGACCGAACATTTCTTTTAACGGGAGTCCGGCGTTTACCGTTTGCACAAATGCCTTGTCTGAGGGGACTTGTAACATAACGGAACAGGACACCCACCTGCCGAGGGCGGGCCAAAGCATCAGGCATCAAACGGCACATGTCGGGACGTCTGTACATACGTTTTCTATTATTTCCGCTTTGCCATTTCGCAAGGCGGATTTTTATTTTTTATCATAAATACATTTAAACCTATCTGTAAAATATGATATGATTTTATCTGGCTATCTGTGAGATAAAAGAATGGCAGGATTGCCGTTTTGGAAGTTATCATGATGTTTAGAATAAGCTAACAAGGAAAAGAGAAAAGAAATTAATATATATTGGAGTGAAATGTACTTATGCTGCATCAATTTTCACGAAATGAGCTTGCCATAGGCAAAGACGGACTT includes:
- the hisS gene encoding histidine--tRNA ligase, whose protein sequence is MAVQIPRGTQDILPGESEKWQYIERVAKELCDLYQYQEIRTPIFESTELFEKGVGDTTDIVQKEMYTFTDKGNRSLTLRPEGTAAVVRSFVGNKMHGNAVQPVKLYYNGPMFRYERPQAGRFRQFVQFGVEALGSSDPAIDAEVISLAMNIYKKVGLKNTKLVINSLGDKESRTKHREALIKHFEPRIGEFCSNCKNRLERNPLRILDCKEDRNHELMETAPAIIDYLNEESLTYFKKVTGYLDEIGIEYTVDPTLVRGLDYYNHTAFEIMLDSEGFGAITTLCGGGRYNGLVQEMGGPETPGIGFAFSIERLLSALEAEKVELPIEKKVDCFVVSLGEAAQDYSVKLVNDLRLNGISAEKDYSGRKAKGQFKAADRVQAKYVAVLGEDELKEQQIALKDMESGEQQTIALTELVTVLQSKLGSI
- the aspS gene encoding aspartate--tRNA ligase, with the protein product MFGRTYFCGEVPEKAIGEVITIKGWVQKRRDLGGLIFIDLRDRTGIVQVVFNPDASPEALSTAEKIRSEYVLSVTGKVIAREGGTVNKNLKTGAIEILASEVTILNEAKTPPFSITDKTDASEDIRLAYRYLDLRRPAMFETFKMRHQTTKAIRDFLDSEGFLDIETPILTKSTPEGARDYLVPSRVHEGEFYALPQSPQIFKQLLMVSGFERYYQIARCFRDEDLRADRQPEFTQIDIETSFMSQEDIMNMTERMMQKVMKEVKGVEITLPLPRLTYKDAMGRYGSDKPDTRFGMELIDLSELVKDSGFKVFASAVANGGEVKALNIKGAAANYSRKDIDALGEFAGRYGAKGLAWMKMEEEGLKGPIAKFFQDEEGKALIEATEAVAGDLLVFVADKKSIVADSLGALRVKLGKELKLIDESKFNFLWVTDWPLFEYDDMEGRYYAAHHPFTMPVREDLPMLDENPIDVKAQAYDLVLNGYELGGGSLRIFERDIQEKMFEALGFTKEEANEQFGFLMEAFEYGTPPHGGIALGLDRLVMLLSGSTNLRDTIAFPKTASASCMLTKAPSEVSESQLEELSLKVTKKESTLKN